The DNA segment ATCTTCAATGCAAACATGTTTAGTTGCGCTGAGCTTCTCTAATATGTATACAAGTTAGTAGAGAAATTTTCAGTATTTGGTCACTGGTTCATCTGTAAGACTAACATGACCAAAcctatttttagtttttttatcgCTTGCCATAGGCTGGTTCTGATAGCATACCCATAAAAGGTACtagattttatatttataaagtaGATATTATACAAAAGTATTTCTCAAAAAGATATTATACAAAAGTATTTGACATAGAGGTATCCTATCTTCGGTTGGCATATATTGATTTAGAATTATTCCTCTGATATAGGACACATTAATAATTGCTAATAACCTATTATGGGCCACATTAAGACTGAAATTATCTTCTATCTTTTGCTCATACGTTTGAACTGGAATGTTTAAAATAGTGGTTGCGCTTTTGGTTTTAGAATGTTGATATGCTATGTTAGTTATTATAAGCATGCCGTTTAATGCTACTACTGCTTTTGTTTATTGTAGGAGAATACCCATATAGCTCCACCTCAGATTCAGAACATTTCCATCTCTCAGACTGTTGTTAGTCCTGATACTGCAGTTCAAATCAGTTCCTTAGAAGGTGGAGTCAACAGTGATGAAGCTGGTAGCCTAAAGAAATTTGATAGCTATGTAAGATGGATGGATAGAGAGAAGAGTAGAGACTGTGACGAGTCATTGATGGCCACCAAGTCTGGCAACTATTGGAATACCCTTGATACTGATAATGAGGGAAAGAGCTGTAATTTGTCAATCCAAATGGAATATGAAAGAAAACGCACAGATACTCAACTTCCATTAGCTCCATTCGGACATTCAAGCTTTCAATACCCTTTCCTGTCAAAGGACATAATCACTGAGATCCTCATAAGGCTGCCCGTGAAACTAATTGTAAAATTCAGATGTGTTTCAAAATCATGGCGTGCATTAATTACTAGCCCTAAATTTGTCAAGGACCACCTCAGATTAGCCCTTAAAAACAAGGCCTACCACAAAGTAATGTGGTGTCATAGACCTCAGATAAAAATAGAGGAATGTTATCTCAGTTCTTTGTTTGACAATTCTACCACCTTCAGCGATGTCTCTGCATTGCATCCGCGCTTGGTATCAGATGGGTTGTACACGAGGGTCCCTGATTCTATAGTGGTGTTAGGTTCAGTTCATGGCTTGATCTGTCTTATAGGCTCAGTTGATGGCTGTATTTTTCAAGGTTATGACGACATAGATACAGAACGTTTAGTTGATATTGAGGATTTTAAAGAAGATCTATTTCTATGGAATCCATCAACTAGAAGGTACAAGAAATTGCCAGATCATAAACCTGATTATTGGTTTGACACTCGAGTTTATGGTTTAGGATATGATATGCTTCATGACGATTATAAGTTCTTGGGAACATTCCGTGGTTATCAAAGATTGCATTGCTGCAAGGTCCAATTGTATAGTCTCAAGAGTGATTCTTGGAAATCTCTTGATGATTTACCAAGTGCATTGAGTGGTGGGAATCTACAAGGGGTTTCAGGTACGTTTGTTGAGGGGAGTCTACATTGGCTGAGTTACACTACTGATGGTCCTGATAAGCGGTGGAACAtcatttcttttaatttggctGATGAGAAATGGGGGACACTGGAGAAGCCCTGCTATGAAGAAGGAGAACTTGTGTTGTGGCTGGGGGTTATAGGAAGTGATCTATCTCTTTTTGTTGATTGTGAGGGAACTCACATTGATGTGTGGGTTATGCagaaatatgcagtacaaggatCTTGGAATAAAAAGTTTATCATCAAGTATCCTGATGGTGTTGGTCTAACTGGTTTTGGTCCTCTATTCATGCTGCCATACTTTTTTTCGATAACAGATGAAATTTTGATGCTGTTTAATTCAACTGCCAACATATATAATACACGTGATGAAGTGTGGAGACCTAACCCATATGTTATCAACTGGCTTGATCACCCTACTGCATTCATATATGTTGAGAGCCTAGTATCTCCCTTTTCTGCCAAAGGGACTGAGGCTACAAGGAAAAACCTGCTGGATGTAGCTGCTGATCCAACTTTACCTCACACGATATCTGTTAAATGTCCTCAAAGTGACCATAAGAAGTAGTTCTCTTTCAGGTAGTTTTCACTTGTCTCCGGTTTTTATTTCCTAAAGTTGtctgattttttccttttttatcttGTGAATTTTATCTGATCAATGGTCAATATGAATAGCTAAGGATTTTCCACTGTGACTTATGTTGCGTTTTAAGTAAAGATGGTCCTCCTACTGCTGTTAGAATATCATGTTATTAGGACATAAtggttttatttttagctgttaggTTGAGTTCCTATTGGCAGCCGTATTTTTTGTCTCTTTTAAAGTCATGAATAGTCCGCATTCTGCTAATACTTTCCGATCCCTTTATCCCTTGTAAGCATAGAAATGATGTGCATCTAATTAAAGATGGCCATTGTAATGCTATTGAGTAACATGTTATTTACAGCAGAATGGTTTTGTTTTTAGTGCTTTAAGTTGGCTTACAGCCTGCTTTAAATGAAATTTAACATGTCCAAAAGATATAAATACTTTGTGCTATCCTGTTCTTTGCATATCCCATTCTTTCAAATGCATATAAGTTTTTTGCTTCTCTATGGAGCTAAAGGCCTGTATTTTAC comes from the Nicotiana tabacum cultivar K326 chromosome 14, ASM71507v2, whole genome shotgun sequence genome and includes:
- the LOC107794376 gene encoding uncharacterized protein LOC107794376 → MKFEVFIFAPFLLVTDTGRYLYNKSLDVGQILQEAQHRWFRPDEICEILRNHQKFGLTPQPPLRPPGGSLYLFDRKVLPYFCEDGHQWRKEEDGKAVKEIHEKLKAGSNDVLHCYYAHGEDNENFQRRSYWMLEEPMEHIILVHYREVKEGYIVGASCLQPVHPGLLLENPQSSSAPCFESDLIVQESHTSTPSSVDWKEYVLSSELHSGHAKRNEADPLLVPAGLVESSRDSFQLNSRFSSLLSGEVLEENTHIAPPQIQNISISQTVVSPDTAVQISSLEGGVNSDEAGSLKKFDSYVRWMDREKSRDCDESLMATKSGNYWNTLDTDNEGKSCNLSIQMEYERKRTDTQLPLAPFGHSSFQYPFLSKDIITEILIRLPVKLIVKFRCVSKSWRALITSPKFVKDHLRLALKNKAYHKVMWCHRPQIKIEECYLSSLFDNSTTFSDVSALHPRLVSDGLYTRVPDSIVVLGSVHGLICLIGSVDGCIFQGYDDIDTERLVDIEDFKEDLFLWNPSTRRYKKLPDHKPDYWFDTRVYGLGYDMLHDDYKFLGTFRGYQRLHCCKVQLYSLKSDSWKSLDDLPSALSGGNLQGVSGTFVEGSLHWLSYTTDGPDKRWNIISFNLADEKWGTLEKPCYEEGELVLWLGVIGSDLSLFVDCEGTHIDVWVMQKYAVQGSWNKKFIIKYPDGVGLTGFGPLFMLPYFFSITDEILMLFNSTANIYNTRDEVWRPNPYVINWLDHPTAFIYVESLVSPFSAKGTEATRKNLLDVAADPTLPHTISVKCPQSDHKK